One window of the Anoplolepis gracilipes chromosome 9, ASM4749672v1, whole genome shotgun sequence genome contains the following:
- the LOC140669792 gene encoding uncharacterized protein isoform X2 encodes MNFIAEGLEATLSDSKKKYTDKVNALLSAWEYVTNYIPAAPPEAIQSVIEWAHRHTLTLVLRGEWPKLAPVTKTHLSVTLQRCASQLVQHPAAPRCTALLALVNNPWTHPILTSLLNEQLDSEHEEEFCCSEQGELLTMRLKMLCEDRCEDIAVNLAAACVRSLRRSDRLRSLSESHHVHYMIDVYIILLYKMKRTQDIFAQLKLMDLNDGLELVQRLSGEKPTKYGTTRVWKNSIKAAELVAQYLVTAGMVRPISESGANILEQILNSWALLHAKLNDATLPGMIRKLIEPAESAQHIYIFCAVLAKHFGEKIKPLVIELYIRALTTDMNELESQKAKSDKDKERETAKRLSTQFLKLADVVNSNIGIAKECVLTAFSLHPTRACYDRIKELAVACGKAKEDGVSQEEEIPKKEEPDVKTEEKNSREDDLPTSTIRIDVKSKIMGNDVNTSVDNVTETFSAQSSSLIVSETQPSYQNSNIEKNIDFQNEHVTKTFEQTDQLLKSLLTAKKLDKMMYNTTTVASTNDKCTLHPKHEPSSDEPLSELYFNCDEFTGNSKLNDDKSQVSEVSAIPSNNSMEKPLDTLTLIKDETVTGSANYDEKSVPSQVLNGEKLGLSPQLCDDLAVVLNSPRFNLLSWVLDWKELKNSCEQYLENAEEMRNTNKELKYLNIDYSQFKDWPSEDDTKDIFFGIEKGYEQWADLPSDSSEQFGSFQPAAGYKRSSTRRSLDDTTDSDSGSVLRVRRTARTRKIHRLESSESDYDSAEPKPKRFRDRISSVSDSDSNTQDSQTDSLGSDGCRLETKKKPNKSSGKESSKKRSKASKLTVESVSHFHMLVNEDTRRTNTHEDASGSDVSSNDIITLFSADMDENKRETIKGSAYTAAAQLIITTTERRSDPAVLKSLRMYRPQNSKKKPSRISQILQKNLLNKNKDTNNGNRVDCTEQQGTNNIAKFAPMLSTLNLNPKIVLTRTDEVDRKLTNRSKKQQRLSSGDITSELINIKTTMPFSPNSKNVMTYQKKQKEHATSGKNSNANGKNDLDCSVVVDGHRRLSSVKSNLGKTKYDILAKAVRDSDILTKNVPGMNSLDMMVPPRQRSTVNVVQLSRSGISQSPSSATGTTTTINVSGNTPPRPTRTPSVASNQSSSGGNNSMQLPGTPSSTGGHDSGVGMSPAGQTPPLRSSSNLGTPPDAVGEDANQLPDAASPTTISPTIPATTMTTNNASTIHQFDAATAAVIESSGTVRTISQIRRASNQHNNQSPRKSPSSPCSTGTIAIITTTMTTTTTTTSPGGLAATAITSEPLKAVICKPDGSYHITSLNPNQRNLLGLQNLDDGTGFARQTTQQQQRVTDATVSASSNRNAYDRLTTSSVKSASQSSQNAVLPKFNQAFRKTLYTMSTDTPASVASAPNDTSLGNIQQTTAVASTQKTTTNLSKAVQTSVPNNQQQPQHQQQQQTNAGGINVQSIIPNLQLANRQVVNIVPSSGNNGPANTAINSNQAANQTITQLVQNANSPSTGVIYTHKVITNNPNQLNIIPTISHTNSIPGRTPVVKLNIIRPVSRQMTGAIQAVLTPRLQQQQQQQQQQQTVRTDSLIGSPIEVNNQVSSTTLEQLREFESVLEQVKERSIQPQAHHSISNSATTTTVQTQTTTQQTQANKQQQQQQISVSALAQQLMMPTQPSANSESFASNGNTVTFQQESVFSQKVSVAYVNPSSGNQVVTAKVAANSTPTPVVVVTSYCQPAASPALSVTSQSSSSPCVTPAPAPSAGKTPPTPPSAVAAAAAAAAAKTGVKKSTPKTVKTSATNTSKASPIPKPQQKPQEDEQTAQRIYAILDEYAEQLRNSPDLNNKPAPRRRSNPPTNPSQSSKRKKSSSNKSKPVGQQTSELSPSTDDLGRTMGSEDSSSGVVHVQDSPAGFSAPEEPSGNVNASSHVAAEASAEVRSLTNDSNDGVELNVKRRNLIFTESGQPRTVIVQEAIQPNSVSVSEAIAVTSKMGGASVLMPTSIVLPLVAKGTQYTIVSGSKLLATMPTTVRAGGNANTLVLQSFLNQSTKLITQPNVKQMKMQPTLQTLSSNNQLTGAQNIQSTSVVIPQTGSAQFVGETATATVTSPDVKSNVIADLTLKNEAAVSVGSGIAVESAATNTAIVVNKSNNPTISLIGTRTINEISDNQQICGVITSNPTLQGTTRLFNSGIHKLSTPATLKADNVVCIAPAAAAVSHPPDKKSSQDGREIHAEKPVSIPTGATIALTFASQTDVNAILNDASQQQQKDTKETSTEITSGSKIISPKKRKFNDVIGIQENISPRTLISTNIATSLQNNTKIESSITSTNKQSSVIDSTTQFLVTGGPSSSDSQESSMQQSTETIDGSCKVGNGLLYENARLQEAWESEGKISPDTPWRYVPTSMNTLSNDSLKGYSRDSDNSESVLQIINKGQSIEMASGQIYQSNTKKYFMNHTLDTSYSNKSNLMKTQLIPRLDRELMQQRIERKTAAYERELKLQKSLSEECEDLGVDEPSTSDLFPEADLLFDTNHSPSFDHSSQDASCSQSLGMKPYNSSYFRSLDSSSGSRDASPTSDFKSNECKRSMNQRARTLKDSLKRGKREKEDLQLENPAKHMRLTLDNLSQDEASNSNSDISRLSPTNLGSLENDSSKDMSGHHRVKLISRSGSKEGTPSSVSSIPSNMKLDIDLDSESLPPSINVNNTSAASSGDESLTLLSGNTADHHTIPSPLSPLAAAGPLLSTHKYTYANKKRMSSKMRMDSYMSWESPMSERTRSSSEDEDSSISESISSQPEDNVALSNGLEDSVQTLKSLSTDRRCTYVKKKDKLQVNARVVLNRTDHKATVATLPKRIPKTESIAVTESMVVSSDKASEASEDEASNIVLMEPADCRARRSSLRGHVKKGCACCNGSPERPKKKTTTTVKSTDHKLKKRLSSKQPGKRR; translated from the exons ATGAATTTTATAGCTGAG GGCCTCGAGGCGACACTAAGTGACAGCAAGAAAAAGTACACCGACAAGGTGAATGCACTTCTGTCAGCGTGGGAGTATGTCACCAATTATATTCCTGCGGCACCGCCCGAGGCCATCCAGTCTGTCATAGAATGGGCTCACAG ACATACGTTGACACTGGTATTGCGCGGGGAGTGGCCGAAGTTAGCACCCGTCACCAAAACGCACCTCTCCGTAACACTACAGAGGTGTGCGTCTCAGCTGGTGCAACACCCCGCTGCGCCCAGGTGTACCGCTCTGCTGGCTCTGGTGAACAATCCATGGACGCATCCCATTCTCACCAGTTTACTTAACGAGCAACTGGATTCCGAACATGAAGAGG AATTCTGTTGTTCGGAGCAAGGCGAGCTGCTGACGATGAGACTGAAAATGCTCTGCGAGGACCGCTGCGAGGACATAGCGGTGAACCTCGCCGCTGCGTGCGTACGCTCCCTCAGACGAAGCGATCGACTACGATCGCTCTCGGAGTCTCATCACGTCCACTACATGATCGACGTGTATATTATCCTCTTGTACAAAATGAAACGCACGCAAGATATTTTCGCTCAA TTAAAATTAATGGACCTCAACGACGGGCTTGAATTGGTCCAAAGGCTTAGCGGTGAAAAACCAACCAAATATGGAACGACGCGAGTTTGGAAAAATTCGATAAAGGCGGCAGAATTGGTCGCGCAATATCTTGTTACTGCCGGGATGGTTCGACCGATATCAGAATCGGGTGCAAATATTTTGGAGCAGATCTTAAACTCTTGGGCGCTATTACACGCAAAATTGAATGACGCTACTCTACCCGGCATGATTAGGAAATTAATTGAACCCGCGGAAAGTGCtcaacatatttatatcttctGTGCAGTACTTGCAAAACAT TTTGGCGAGAAAATAAAACCTTTGGTgatcgaattatatattagagcGCTAACAACGGACATGAACGAGCTCGAAAGTCAGAAGGCAAAATCAGACAAGGATAAGGAGCGCGAGACCGCTAAGCGTCTTAGTACGCAATTCCTCAAATTGGCGGACGTAGTAAATAGTAATATCGGCATCGCCAAGGAATGCGTCCTGACGGCATTCTCTTTACATCCTACCAGAGCTTGCTACGACAGAATAAAGGAATTAGCAGTGGCGTGCGGAAAGGCCAAGGAAGATGGCGTTTCGCAAGAGGAGGAAATCCCTAAGAAAGAGGAACCTGACGTtaaaactgaagagaaaaattcaaGAGAGGATGATCTTCCTACATCAACTATCAGGATCGACGTGAAATCCAAGATAATGGGTAATGACGTCAACACCAGCGTTGATAACGTCACGGAGACATTTTCAGCACAGTCGTCAAGTTTGATAGTTTCGGAAACACAACCGTCGTATCAAAATTCGAACATCGAAAAGAACATAGACTTTCAAAATGAGCACGTGACGAAGACGTTCGAACAAACCGATCAATTATTGAAAAGTCTGTTAACAGCGAAGAAGCTCGACAAGATGATGTATAATACGACAACCGTGGCGTCGACAAACGACAAGTGTACGTTACATCCAAAGCACGAACCTTCGTCCGATGAGCCGCTAAGCGAACTCTATTTCAATTGTGATGAATTTACTGGGAACAGCAAACTGAACGACGATAAATCACAAGTGAGCGAAGTCAGCGCGATACCGAGCAACAACAGCATGGAAAAACCACTAGATACATTAACTCTGATCAAGGACGAGACAGTGACAGGTTCGGCCAACTATGACGAGAAATCTGTGCCCAGCCAAGTTCTAAATGGCGAGAAACTAGGTCTTTCGCCACAACTATGTGACGATCTGGCCGTAGTACTGAATAGTCCGCGTTTCAACTTGCTCAGCTGGGTGCTAGATTGGAAAGAGTTGAAGAACTCGTGCGAGCAATATCTGGAAAATGCCGAAGAAATGCGCAATACGAATAAGGAGCTCAAATACCTGAACATCGATTATTCACAGTTCAAGGATTGGCCATCGGAGGACGACACTAAGGATATCTTTTTTGGCATCGAAAAGGGTTACGAGCAGTGGGCCGACCTGCCATCTGACAGTTCAGAGCAATTTGGCAGCTTTCAACCGGCGGCCGGCTACAAGCGCTCATCGACGCGTCGTAGTTTGGACGATACCACGGACTCTGACAGCGGTAGTGTACTGCGCGTGCGACGTACTGCACGAACGCGCAAGATCCATCGGTTAGAATCGTCTGAAAGTGATTACGATAGCGCCGAGCCTAAACCAAAGCGCTTTAGAGATAGGATCAGCTCGGTATCGGATAGCGACAGCAATACGCAAGATAGTCAGACTGATAGCTTAGGTAGCGACGGTTGCCGATTGGAAACTAAAAAGAAACCCAACAAATCGAGCGGCAAAGAATCCAGCAAAAAACGATCGAAGGCATCGAAACTCACCGTCGAATCTGTCTCGCATTTTCACATGCTAGTAAATGAAGACACTCGACGCACAAACACGCATGAGGATGCCAGCGGCTCTGATGTCAGCAGCAATGACATCATTACCCTTTTCTCCGCCGATATGGATGAAAACAAACGCGAGACGATCAAAGGCTCAGCATATACTGCTGCGGCACAGTTGATCATCACGACTACAGAAAGGCGAAGCGATCCGGCAGTGCTCAAATCTCTCAGGATGTACCGACCGCAGAATTCAAAGAAGAAGCCATCGAGGATCTCGCAGATCTTGCAAAAGAATCTGTTAAATAAGAACAAGGATACCAACAACGGCAATCGGGTGGATTGCACTGAACAACAAGGAACAAATAACATCGCGAAATTCGCACCGATGCTGAGCACGCTAAATCTAAATCCGAAGATTGTGTTGACACGCACAGACGAGGTTGACCGCAAACTCACAAACCGCTCCAAAAAGCAACAACGGCTGAGCAGCGGTGACATTACTAGCGAActgattaatataaagacGACGATGCCATTTTCACCGAACAGTAAGAACGTAATGACGTACCAGAAGAAACAAAAGGAACACGCCACGAGTGGTAAAAACAGTAATGCCAATGGTAAAAACGACTTAGACTGTTCCGTGGTAGTCGACGGCCATCGTCGTCTCAGCTCCGTCAAGTCTAATTTGGGTAAGACCAAGTATGATATTCTTGCAAAGGCCGTTAGGGATTCCGACATATTGACTAAAAATGTGCCGGGTATGAATTCGCTGGACATGATGGTGCCGCCGCGGCAGCGTTCTACGGTAAACGTTGTACAGCTTTCCAGGAGTGGCATTTCGCAGAGCCCAAGTTCTGCCACGGGCACGACGACAACTATTAATGTTAGCGGCAATACGCCGCCACGGCCCACGCGCACACCAAGCGTGGCTAGTAACCAAAGTAGCAGCGGTGGCAATAATAGCATGCAGTTACCCGGCACGCCGTCCTCAACAGGCGGCCATGATAGTGGCGTTGGTATGAGTCCAGCTGGCCAGACACCACCACTGAGATCATCGTCGAATCTCGGAACCCCGCCGGACGCGGTTGGCGAGGACGCCAATCAGCTGCCGGATGCTGCGTCGCCGACGACCATCAGTCCGACGATCCCAGCGACGACGATGACCACCAACAATGCCTCAACGATACATCAGTTTGATGCTGCTACCGCCGCTGTTATCGAATCATCCGGTACAGTGCGAACAATATCACAGATACGTCGCGCGAGCAATCAGCACAACAATCAGTCGCCAAGAAAATCACCTTCCTCTCCGTGTTCCACGGGTACGATTGCGATCATAACCACGACAATGACGACAACGACTACGACAACGTCTCCAGGAGGATTAGCCGCGACAGCCATCACGTCCGAGCCGTTAAAGGCCGTCATCTGCAAACCGGACGGCAGTTATCACATTACATCGCTTAATCCCAACCAGAGGAATCTTTTAGGCTTGCAAAATCTGGACGACGGTACTGGTTTTGCGCGACAAACAACGCAGCAGCAACAACGTGTCACAGACGCGACAGTCAGCGCGTCGTCTAATAGAAACGCTTACGATCGACTTACTACTTCCTCTGTGAAGAGCGCATCACAGTCCAGTCAGAATGCTGTTCTGCCCAAGTTTAATCAGGCCTTTCGCAAAACACTCTATACCATGTCAACTGATACGCCTGCAAGCGTCGCCAGCGCCCCAAATGATACGTCTCTAGGCAACATCCAACAAACGACAGCAGTCGCGTCCACACAAAAAACGACGACGAATCTATCAAAGGCAGTGCAAACATCTGTGCCGAACAATCAGCAACAACCACAACATCAACAACAACAGCAGACAAATGCTGGTGGCATTAATGTGCAATCGATCATTCCCAATCTGCAATTAGCCAATAGGCAAGTAGTTAATATTGTGCCAAGCTCCGGTAATAACGGCCCGGCAAACACCGCCATCAACTCGAATCAGGCCGCTAACCAAACAATCACGCAACTCGTACAGAATGCGAACTCGCCTAGCACTGGTGTCATATACACGCACAAAGTAATAACCAATAATCCGAATCAACTCAATATTATACCGACCATATCGCACACCAACTCGATACCGGGGAGAACTCCAGTGGTTAAACTTAACATCATTCGTCCGGTTAGTAGACAGATGACGGGAGCTATTCAGGCTGTCCTGACACCGAGACtgcagcaacaacaacagcaacagcagcagcaacagacTGTAAGAACAGATAGTCTAATTGGTTCTCCGATTGAAGTGAATAATCAAGTGAGCTCGACGACTTTGGAACAGTTACGGGAGTTTGAAAGTGTGTTAGAACAGGTGAAGGAGAGAAGCATTCAGCCGCAAGCTCACCATTCGATCTCCAACAGCGCGACCACGACAACCGTACAGACACAGACTACTACCCAGCAGACTCAGGCGAACAaacaacagcaacaacaacaaatTTCCGTTAGCGCTCTAGCACAACAATTGATGATGCCTACGCAACCTAGCGCTAATAGCGAATCATTCGCCAGTAATGGTAATACTGTGACATTCCAGCAAGAATCTGTGTTTTCGCAGAAGGTTTCTGTAGCCTATGTAAATCCGAGCAGTGGTAACCAAGTTGTTACTGCCAAAGTGGCAGCTAACTCTACGCCAACGCCGGTGGTTGTGGTCACTAGTTATTGTCAACCGGCAGCGTCACCCGCATTAAGCGTTACATCACAGAGTTCATCGAGTCCATGCGTAACGCCGGCACCGGCGCCGTCCGCCGGTAAAACTCCTCCGACGCCACCGTCCGCTGTAGCCGCggccgctgccgccgccgccgccaagACCGGCGTGAAGAAATCGACGCCAAAGACGGTCAAAACCAGCGCCACTAACACGTCCAAAGCGTCGCCGATACCAAAACCGCAACAAAAACCGCAAGAAGACGAGCAGACTGCCCAGCGGATCTACGCAATCCTCGACGAGTATGCTGAACAGTTGAGAAATTCACCGGATCTTAACAATAAACCGGCGCCTCGAAGAAGGTCAAATCCACCGACCAATCCAAGCCAATcatcgaaaagaaagaagtcGAGCTCGAACAAGAGTAAACCAGTGGGACAGCAAACTTCCGAATTGAGCCCTAGTACGGACGATCTCGGCAGAACTATGGGCAGCGAGGATTCATCTAGCGGTGTTGTACACGTGCAGGATAGTCCGGCCGGATTTTCCGCACCAGAGGAACCATCAGGGAATGTCAATGCCAGCAGTCACGTAGCTGCGGAAGCGAGCGCGGAGGTGCGCAGCCTGACGAACGATTCGAACGATGGCGTTGAATTGAACGTGAAACGGCGTAATCTCATCTTTACGGAGTCGGGCCAACCGCGCACAGTAATCGTGCAGGAAGCGATACAACCAAACTCGGTGAGCGTCAGCGAGGCAATTGCAGTCACGAGCAAGATGGGCGGCGCATCGGTATTGATGCCGACCAGTATCGTGCTACCATTGGTAGCCAAGGGCACTCAATACACTATAGTATCTGGATCTAAGTTACTTGCGACAATGCCAACAACTGTGCGTGCTGGTGGCAATGCTAACACCTTGGTGTTACAGTCATTTCTTAATCAGAGTACCAAACTGATCACGCAGCCGAATGTTAAACAGATGAAAATGCAACCCACCTTGCAGACACTGTCGAGTAACAATCAGCTGACTGGTGCGCAAAACATTCAGAGCACGTCTGTAGTAATACCTCAAACTGGAAGCGCGCAATTCGTCGGAGAAACGGCCACGGCGACAGTAACGTCGCCAGACGTGAAGTCGAACGTGATCGCTGACCTGACGTTGAAAAATGAAGCGGCCGTATCTGTTGGCAGCGGGATCGCAGTTGAATCAGCAGCAACGAATACCGCCATCGTAGTGAACAAGAGCAATAATCCTACTATCAGCCTGATTGGCACTCGGACCATCAACGAGATATCAGATAATCAGCAGATATGCGGCGTCATCACTAGCAATCCAACACTGCAAGGCACAACGAGGCTTTTCAATTCGGGGATACATAAACTATCGACGCCTGCCACCCTGAAGGCGGATAATGTGGTCTGCATAGCGCCAGCGGCTGCTGCAGTCTCTCACCCACCAGACAAGAAATCATCTCAGGACGGACGGGAGATTCATGCTGAGAAACCGGTGTCTATACCAACAGGCGCTACCATCGCACTGACGTTTGCCTCGCAGACTGATGTGAACGCCATACTCAACGACGCTAGTCAGCAACAGCAAAAAGACACGAAGGAGACGTCTACCGAGATAACATCCGGCAGCAAGATTATTTCcccgaaaaagagaaaattcaaTGATGTTATCGGCATACAGGAGAACATATCGCCGAGAACTTTGATTTCCACGAACATTGCCACGTCATTACAGAATAATACTAAAATTG AGTCTTCGATTACCTCCACAAACAAACAATCTAGCGTCATCGACAGCACGACACAATTCTTGGTAACCGGTGGACCGAGCAGTTCAGATAGTCAAGAATCGTCTATGCAACAATCCACCGAAACAATCGACGGATCTTGCAAAGTCGGAAACGGATTATTGTATGAAAACGCGCGCTTACAGGAAGCTTGGGAATCAGAGGGAAAAATTTCACCCGACACGCCATGGAGATACGTTCCTACATCGATGAATACGCTGAGCAATGACTCGTTGAAAGGCTATTCCAG gGACAGTGACAACTCAGAAAGCGTGCTGCAGATCATCAACAAGGGCCAGAGCATCGAGATGGCGAGCGGGCAGATCTACCAGTCAAACacgaaaaaatactttatgaaTCACACTCTAGATACTTCGTATTCCAATAAAAGCAACCTGATGAAAACGCAACTAATTCCTAGATTGGACCGGGAATTAATGCAGCAGAGGATAGAGAGAAAAACCGCAGCGTATGAGCGCGAACTTAAGTTGCAAAAGAGTTTATCAGAAGAATGCGAAGATCTGGGAGTCGACGAACCCAGTACCAGCGATCTATTTCCCGAGGCGGATTTGTTATTTGATACGAATCACTCACCGTCGTTCGATCATTCCTCGCAGGATGCGTCCTGCAGTCAGTCTTTGGGCATGAAGCCATATAATAGCTCGTATTTCCGGTCGCTAGACTCATCGAGCGGCAGCAGAGATGCTAGTCCGACGAGCGATTTCAAGTCAAACGAGTGTAAAAGGAGTATGAATCAGCGCGCTAGAACTTTGAAGGATTCGTTGAAAAGAGGCAAACGAGAAAAGGAGGATTTACAATTGGAAAACCCAGCAAAACATATGCGACTTACTCTGGACAATCTAAGTCAAGACGAAGCGTCGAACAGCAACTCGGACATCTCTAGACTATCGCCGACAAATCTCGGCTCGTTGGAGAACGACTCGTCGAAAGACATGAGTGGTCATCATCGCGTCAAACTGATCTCAAGGAGCGGTTCAAAAGAAGGTACACCTAGCAGCGTGTCCAGTATACCGTCTAACATGAAACTGGACATTGATCTGGATTCGGAATCGTTGCCACCCAGCATCAACGTTAACAATACATCAGCAGCGAGCTCAGGTGACGAAAGTCTAACTCTACTTAGCGGTAACACCGCGGATCACCATACTATACCATCACCATTATCACCATTAGCTGCGGCTGGGCCATTGTTATCCACGCACAAGTATACGTACGCCAACAAAAAGCGCATGTCATCCAAAATGCGCATGGACTCATATATGTCATGGGAGAGTCCAATGTCTGAACGCACGAGGTCCAGCAGCGAGGACGAGGACTCGAGCATCAGCGAGTCAATCAGCAGCCAACCGGAGGACAACGTTGCATTGAGTAATGGCTTAGAAGACAGTGTACAGACATTAAAATCCCTGTCCACTGATCGACGTTGCACCTACGTAAAGAAGAAGGATAAGCTACAAGTGAATGCGAGAGTAGTTTTAAATCGTACCGATCATAAAGCGACGGTGGCAACGCTTCCTAAGCGAATTCCCAAGACGGAATCGATAGCGGTAACAGAGTCGATGGTGGTGTCGAGCGACAAAGCGTCGGAAGCGTCTGAAGACGAAGCTAGTAATATCGTGCTGATGGAGCCGGCGGATTGCCGTGCCAGAAGATCCAGTTTGCGTGGCCATGTGAAGAAAGGTTGCGCGTGTTGCAACGGCTCGCCGGAACGACCGAAGaagaagacgacgacgacggttaAGTCGACGGATCACAAATTGAAGAAACGCTTATCGTCGAAACAGCCCGGTAAGAGAAGGTAG